A genomic stretch from Lysobacter ciconiae includes:
- a CDS encoding efflux RND transporter periplasmic adaptor subunit produces the protein MTESAELLKSLKIDRSAPPEPRKRGPWLVAAAVLLVLILAAGFFLRGQGGVEVRTAPAVAMSSGSAAVLDATGYVVARRMATVSSKVTGKVREVMIEEGQQVEAGDIMATLDPIDANAERSLARAQLAAARSQIDAAQAQSREAGANAARLAPLARQQLVPAAQYDQAVAARDALRSQLLTAQRNAQVAADRLAIADNGVDNTVVRAPFTGVVIAKAAQPGEIISPLSAGGGFTRTGIGTIVDMDSLEVEVDVGEAYIGRVTPKMPVEAVLNAYPDWRIPGSVIAIIPTADRGKATVKVRVALDEKDPRIVPDMGVRVSFMEKAGEEAPPGVRVPAAAVASRDGKDVVFVLGNDDTVALRPVEAGITTGSDRQVLAGLKAGETVVLDPPAELKDGDKVRLARDAAP, from the coding sequence ATGACCGAGTCGGCCGAGCTGCTCAAGTCGCTCAAGATCGACCGTTCGGCTCCGCCGGAGCCACGGAAACGGGGGCCGTGGCTGGTCGCGGCCGCGGTGCTGCTGGTGCTGATCCTCGCTGCCGGGTTCTTCCTGCGCGGCCAGGGCGGTGTCGAGGTACGCACCGCGCCCGCGGTGGCGATGTCCAGCGGCAGCGCGGCGGTGCTGGACGCCACCGGCTACGTCGTTGCCCGCCGCATGGCCACGGTGTCCTCCAAGGTCACCGGCAAGGTGCGTGAGGTGATGATCGAGGAGGGCCAGCAGGTCGAGGCCGGCGACATCATGGCCACGCTGGACCCGATCGATGCCAACGCCGAGCGCAGCCTTGCCCGGGCCCAGCTTGCCGCCGCGCGCAGCCAGATCGACGCGGCCCAGGCCCAATCCCGCGAAGCCGGCGCCAACGCCGCCCGCCTCGCGCCACTGGCGCGGCAACAGCTGGTGCCCGCCGCGCAGTACGACCAGGCCGTGGCCGCGCGCGACGCCTTGCGCTCGCAACTGCTGACCGCGCAGCGCAACGCGCAGGTCGCCGCCGACCGCCTGGCCATCGCCGACAACGGCGTCGACAACACCGTGGTGCGCGCGCCCTTCACCGGCGTGGTCATCGCCAAGGCGGCCCAGCCCGGCGAGATCATCTCGCCGCTGTCAGCCGGTGGCGGCTTCACCCGCACCGGTATCGGCACCATCGTCGACATGGACTCGCTGGAGGTGGAGGTGGATGTCGGCGAGGCCTACATCGGCCGGGTGACGCCGAAAATGCCGGTCGAGGCCGTGCTCAACGCCTACCCGGACTGGCGCATTCCCGGCTCGGTGATCGCGATCATCCCCACCGCCGACCGCGGCAAGGCCACGGTGAAGGTGCGCGTCGCGCTGGACGAGAAGGACCCGCGGATCGTGCCCGACATGGGCGTGCGCGTCAGCTTCATGGAAAAGGCCGGCGAGGAAGCGCCGCCGGGGGTACGCGTGCCTGCCGCGGCCGTGGCGAGCCGGGACGGCAAGGACGTCGTCTTCGTGCTGGGCAACGACGACACCGTCGCCCTGCGGCCCGTCGAAGCAGGCATCACCACCGGCAGCGACCGCCAGGTGCTCGCGGGCCTGAAGGCCGGCGAGACCGTCGTGCTGGACCCGCCAGCGGAACTCAAGGACGGCGACAAGGTCCGCCTGGCCAGGGACGCGGCGCCATGA
- a CDS encoding ABC transporter ATP-binding protein gives MTPLVSLRNLTKTYQRGPEKIEVLHGIDLDIAEGDFVALMGPSGSGKTTLLNLIGGLDTPSGGEISIEGERIDRMGAGQLANWRSRHVGFVFQFYNLMPMLTAQKNVELPLLLTSLKAAQRKRNARIALQLVGLADRTSHKPNELSGGQQQRVAIARAIVSDPTFLICDEPTGDLDRHSAEEILALLQSLNRDHGKTIIMVTHDPKAAEYASHTVHLDKGELVDAPGLAR, from the coding sequence ATGACGCCGCTGGTCAGCCTGCGCAACCTGACCAAGACCTACCAGCGCGGGCCGGAGAAGATCGAGGTGCTGCACGGCATCGACCTGGACATCGCCGAGGGCGACTTCGTGGCCCTGATGGGGCCGTCGGGTTCGGGCAAGACCACGCTGCTGAACCTGATCGGCGGCTTGGACACGCCCAGCGGCGGCGAGATCTCCATCGAAGGCGAGCGCATCGACCGCATGGGCGCCGGCCAGCTGGCCAATTGGCGCAGCCGCCACGTGGGCTTCGTGTTCCAGTTCTACAACCTGATGCCGATGCTGACCGCGCAGAAGAACGTCGAGCTGCCGCTGCTGCTGACCTCGCTCAAGGCCGCGCAGCGCAAGCGCAATGCCCGCATCGCCCTGCAGCTGGTCGGCCTGGCCGATCGCACCTCGCACAAACCCAACGAGCTTTCCGGCGGCCAGCAGCAACGCGTCGCCATCGCACGGGCGATCGTGTCCGACCCGACCTTCCTGATCTGCGACGAGCCCACCGGGGACCTGGACCGCCATTCCGCCGAGGAGATCCTGGCCCTGCTGCAGTCGCTCAACCGCGACCACGGCAAGACCATCATCATGGTCACCCACGACCCGAAGGCGGCCGAATACGCCAGTCACACCGTCCACCTCGACAAGGGCGAGCTGGTGGACGCGCCCGGGCTGGCGCGCTGA
- a CDS encoding ABC transporter permease — protein sequence MKYLWLVWAQLRRSKTRTLLTLLSVVAAFLLFGMLDSVRVAFNSGGSVDGANRLVVASRLSITQTLPIRLLRQIEGVPGVRKATYAMWFGGIYQDPKNFFPNFSVADNYFDVYTDFDLPAEQLKAWQANQTGAVVGEALAQKFDWKIGDTIPLQATIFPRSGSNDWPLQLEAIYRARDRDNVGAEQQLLMHWKYFDEANDYIKNQVSFFTVQLADPGQASRVPQAIDALSANSDHETKSQTESAFQQSFAKQFADIGLIVTAIMGAVFFTLLLLTGNTMAQAVRERVPELATLKTLGFRDSTMLGLVMAESVLLVMIGGLTGLTLAALAMPGISAASGGMIGLPQVPAQTWLVGIGLMVAIGVVVGLLPALRAKRLKIVDALAGR from the coding sequence ATGAAATACCTCTGGCTGGTCTGGGCCCAATTGCGGCGGAGCAAGACCCGCACCCTGCTGACACTTCTGTCGGTGGTCGCCGCCTTCCTGCTGTTCGGCATGCTCGACTCGGTCCGGGTGGCCTTCAATTCCGGCGGCAGCGTGGACGGTGCCAACCGGCTGGTGGTCGCTTCGCGGCTGTCGATCACGCAGACGCTGCCGATCCGCCTGCTGCGCCAGATCGAGGGCGTTCCGGGCGTGCGCAAGGCGACCTACGCGATGTGGTTCGGCGGCATCTACCAGGACCCGAAGAACTTCTTCCCCAACTTCTCGGTGGCCGACAACTACTTTGACGTCTACACCGACTTTGACCTTCCCGCCGAACAGCTGAAAGCCTGGCAGGCCAACCAGACCGGCGCGGTGGTGGGCGAGGCGCTGGCGCAGAAGTTCGACTGGAAGATCGGCGACACCATTCCGCTGCAGGCGACCATCTTTCCGCGCAGCGGCAGCAACGACTGGCCGCTGCAGCTGGAGGCGATCTACCGCGCGCGCGACCGCGACAACGTCGGCGCCGAGCAGCAGCTGCTGATGCACTGGAAGTACTTCGACGAGGCCAACGACTACATCAAGAACCAGGTCAGTTTCTTCACCGTGCAGCTGGCGGACCCGGGCCAGGCCTCGCGCGTGCCGCAGGCGATCGACGCGCTCTCGGCCAACTCCGACCACGAGACCAAGAGCCAGACCGAGTCGGCCTTCCAGCAGTCGTTTGCCAAGCAGTTCGCCGACATCGGCCTGATCGTCACCGCGATCATGGGCGCGGTGTTCTTCACCCTGCTGCTGCTCACCGGCAACACGATGGCCCAGGCGGTGCGCGAGCGGGTGCCCGAATTGGCGACGCTGAAGACGCTGGGTTTCCGCGACTCGACGATGCTCGGGCTGGTGATGGCCGAGTCGGTGCTGCTGGTGATGATCGGCGGGCTGACCGGGCTCACCCTGGCCGCGCTGGCGATGCCGGGAATCTCGGCTGCCAGCGGCGGGATGATCGGCCTGCCGCAGGTGCCGGCGCAGACCTGGCTGGTCGGCATCGGCCTGATGGTCGCCATCGGTGTGGTGGTGGGCCTGCTGCCGGCGCTGCGGGCCAAGCGGCTGAAAATCGTCGACGCGCTGGCGGGGAGATGA
- a CDS encoding ABC transporter permease, protein MNRQRLWNLLTVVLLVAGLAAWIVLPWWGLLVLAVALATWLVLTRSGRLSLAATRIGISSLPQRWGACSVIIVGIAGVVGVLVAMLAMGEGFKATLQATGSDDTAIILRGGSQAETNSVILRDQVPLVSSLPGIARDADGKPLLTAELSQVVALKARSDGSDSNAQLRGVGEEAWQVRPGVRLVEGRRFQPGLQELVVGQGAQSQFRGLEVGNTLEFANQQWTVVGKFASGDAYDSELWGDAQTIASTYRRNAYQSITVRTEGADGFQRLKAAMDADPRLKLDVETTRSYYRKQSGQLSTLISVLGTVIGAIMAVGAVFGALNTMYAAVAGRAREIATMRAIGFRSLPVVLAVMLETMLLALLGGVLGGLIAWAIFNGYTVSTLGNNFSQVVFQFKVSPQLLWTGLKWALGIGLVGGLFPALRAASLPVTVALRDG, encoded by the coding sequence GTGAACAGGCAGCGCCTGTGGAACCTGCTGACCGTCGTGCTGCTGGTGGCCGGACTGGCCGCGTGGATCGTGCTGCCGTGGTGGGGCCTGCTTGTCCTTGCCGTCGCGCTGGCGACCTGGCTGGTGCTGACCCGCAGCGGGCGGCTATCCCTGGCGGCCACGCGGATCGGCATTTCCAGCCTGCCGCAGCGGTGGGGCGCCTGTTCGGTGATCATCGTCGGCATCGCCGGCGTGGTCGGTGTACTGGTCGCGATGCTGGCGATGGGCGAAGGCTTCAAGGCGACCCTGCAGGCGACCGGCAGCGACGACACCGCGATCATCCTGCGCGGCGGGTCACAGGCGGAAACCAACTCGGTCATCCTGCGCGACCAGGTGCCGCTGGTCTCCAGCCTGCCCGGGATCGCGCGCGACGCGGATGGCAAGCCGCTGCTGACCGCCGAGCTCTCGCAGGTGGTGGCGCTGAAGGCACGGTCCGATGGCAGCGATTCCAACGCGCAGCTGCGCGGCGTCGGCGAGGAAGCCTGGCAGGTGCGTCCGGGCGTGCGTCTGGTGGAAGGCCGCAGGTTCCAGCCAGGCCTGCAGGAGCTGGTGGTCGGCCAGGGCGCGCAGTCGCAGTTCCGCGGCCTTGAAGTGGGCAATACGCTGGAGTTCGCCAACCAGCAGTGGACGGTGGTCGGCAAGTTCGCCTCCGGCGACGCCTACGATTCGGAGCTGTGGGGCGACGCGCAGACCATCGCCTCGACCTACCGGCGCAATGCCTACCAGTCGATCACCGTGCGCACCGAGGGTGCGGACGGCTTCCAGCGCCTCAAGGCGGCGATGGACGCCGACCCGCGACTGAAGCTCGACGTGGAGACCACCCGCAGCTACTACCGCAAGCAGTCCGGCCAGCTGAGCACGCTGATCAGCGTGCTCGGCACGGTGATCGGCGCGATCATGGCGGTCGGTGCGGTGTTCGGCGCGCTTAACACGATGTACGCCGCGGTGGCCGGCCGCGCGCGCGAGATCGCGACCATGCGTGCGATCGGCTTCCGAAGCCTGCCCGTCGTGCTCGCGGTGATGTTGGAGACGATGCTGCTGGCGCTGCTGGGCGGCGTGCTGGGCGGCTTGATCGCCTGGGCGATCTTCAACGGCTACACAGTGTCCACGCTGGGCAACAACTTCAGCCAGGTGGTGTTCCAGTTCAAGGTCTCGCCGCAGTTGCTGTGGACCGGCCTGAAATGGGCGCTGGGCATCGGCCTGGTGGGCGGCCTGTTCCCGGCATTGCGGGCCGCGAGTCTGCCGGTGACGGTCGCGTTGCGCGACGGCTGA
- a CDS encoding carboxy terminal-processing peptidase, with product MIAKTPLLALLLTAPLALLARADNAPMVAPTAVETPVTVARASGSKPAVLPSGPTADQATAAKLVYGLLSDSRYAYRPQPLDDALSADIYKRYLEALDGGKQFFTAADIAGFDRYKTRLDDAIKSGKLEPGYAIFALYRQRVNERIRHARGLLKQDIFDFSGDEQFHYDRKKAPWAEDTAELDELWKQSVRNDWLRLKLAGKESKDIAKTLDKRYANLADNVAQLEGQDVFQTFLNSYTNAIDPHTSYFTPRSAENFNLSMSLSLEGIGAVLQKQDDIVAIREIVPGGPADKSGVLAPGDRVVAVGQGTSGNMEDVIGWRIDNVVEKIRGPKDSKVRLDVVPASAGLDSEPVRVVITRDKVRLEDQAAKSKVLEIPGIGDAPAKHVGVIELPGFYQDFEGRRLNNGDYASATRDVAKLLVDMKKQGVDGVVLDLRNNGGGSLNEAIELTGLFIDQGPVVQVRESGGRVTVNGDDEPGVAWDGPLAVLVNRGSASASEIFAGAIQDYGRGLVIGENTFGKGTVQNLVDLDRWPGGEEERFGQVKLTVAQFFLPGGSSTQNKGVVPDIQFPASVDATEYGESTYDNALPWTRIAAVPHKVYGDFSHILGTLDKLHTARVANNLEFQWWREDVARFREESAKTTISLNEAERRRERDASEARRKKRQETREELGLALDPLALISADDGLTANERDIVQDAAREKAAEDRPDPLLQESAAILADAIHLLANDRKLSALVLPISTRAGHWAD from the coding sequence ATGATCGCCAAGACCCCCCTGCTTGCCCTGCTGTTGACCGCCCCGTTGGCGCTGCTGGCGCGTGCCGACAATGCACCGATGGTCGCGCCCACCGCGGTGGAAACACCGGTCACCGTGGCTCGCGCCAGCGGCAGCAAGCCGGCGGTGCTGCCCAGCGGCCCGACCGCCGACCAGGCCACCGCCGCCAAGCTGGTCTACGGCCTGCTGTCCGACAGCCGCTACGCGTACCGGCCGCAGCCGCTGGACGACGCGCTCTCGGCGGACATCTACAAGCGCTACCTGGAGGCGCTCGACGGCGGCAAGCAGTTCTTCACCGCCGCCGACATCGCCGGGTTCGACCGCTACAAGACGCGGCTGGACGACGCCATCAAGAGCGGCAAGCTGGAGCCGGGCTACGCGATCTTCGCGCTCTACCGCCAGCGGGTGAACGAGCGCATCCGCCACGCCCGCGGACTGCTCAAGCAAGACATCTTCGATTTCAGCGGTGATGAGCAATTTCACTACGACCGCAAGAAGGCGCCGTGGGCGGAAGACACCGCCGAGCTGGACGAGCTGTGGAAGCAGTCGGTCCGCAACGACTGGCTGCGCCTGAAACTGGCGGGCAAGGAGTCCAAAGACATCGCGAAGACGCTGGACAAGCGCTACGCGAACCTGGCTGACAACGTGGCCCAGCTGGAAGGCCAGGACGTGTTCCAGACCTTCCTCAACAGCTACACCAACGCGATCGATCCGCACACCAGCTACTTCACCCCGCGATCGGCGGAGAACTTCAACCTGTCCATGTCGCTGTCGCTGGAAGGCATCGGTGCGGTGCTGCAGAAGCAGGACGACATCGTCGCGATCCGCGAGATCGTGCCCGGTGGCCCGGCCGACAAGTCCGGCGTGCTTGCTCCCGGCGACCGCGTCGTGGCGGTCGGGCAGGGCACCAGCGGCAACATGGAAGACGTGATCGGCTGGCGCATCGACAACGTGGTCGAGAAGATCCGCGGGCCCAAGGATTCCAAGGTGCGGCTGGACGTGGTGCCGGCGAGCGCCGGCCTGGACAGCGAGCCGGTGCGGGTGGTGATCACCCGTGACAAGGTGCGCCTGGAGGACCAGGCCGCCAAATCCAAGGTGCTGGAGATTCCCGGCATCGGCGATGCGCCGGCCAAGCACGTGGGCGTGATCGAGCTGCCCGGTTTCTACCAGGACTTCGAGGGCCGCCGCCTCAACAACGGCGATTACGCCTCGGCCACCCGCGACGTCGCCAAGCTGCTGGTGGACATGAAGAAGCAGGGCGTGGACGGCGTGGTGCTGGACCTGCGCAACAACGGCGGCGGCTCGCTGAACGAGGCGATCGAGCTGACCGGCCTGTTCATCGACCAGGGCCCGGTGGTGCAGGTGCGCGAGTCCGGTGGCCGGGTCACCGTCAATGGCGACGACGAGCCGGGCGTGGCCTGGGACGGACCGCTGGCGGTGCTGGTCAACCGCGGCTCCGCGTCGGCATCGGAGATCTTCGCCGGTGCTATCCAGGACTACGGCCGCGGGCTGGTGATCGGCGAGAACACCTTCGGCAAGGGCACGGTGCAGAACCTGGTGGACCTGGACCGCTGGCCGGGCGGTGAGGAGGAGCGTTTCGGGCAGGTCAAGCTGACCGTGGCCCAGTTCTTCCTGCCCGGCGGCAGCTCGACCCAGAACAAGGGCGTGGTGCCGGACATCCAGTTCCCGGCCTCGGTGGATGCCACCGAATACGGCGAGAGCACCTACGACAACGCGCTGCCGTGGACGCGGATCGCCGCGGTGCCGCACAAGGTCTACGGCGACTTCAGCCACATCCTGGGCACGCTGGACAAACTGCACACCGCCCGCGTCGCCAACAACCTGGAGTTCCAGTGGTGGCGCGAGGACGTGGCGCGCTTCCGCGAGGAGTCCGCGAAGACCACGATCTCGCTCAACGAGGCCGAGCGGCGCCGCGAGCGCGACGCCAGCGAGGCGCGGCGCAAGAAGCGACAGGAAACCCGCGAGGAGCTCGGGCTGGCGCTGGATCCGCTGGCGCTGATTTCCGCCGATGACGGGCTGACCGCCAACGAGCGCGACATCGTCCAGGACGCCGCGCGCGAGAAGGCCGCCGAGGACCGTCCCGACCCGTTGCTGCAGGAGTCCGCGGCGATCCTGGCCGATGCGATCCACCTGCTGGCCAACGACCGCAAGCTGTCGGCGCTGGTGCTGCCGATCTCGACCCGCGCGGGGCACTGGGCGGATTGA
- the lipA gene encoding lipoyl synthase, producing MSDSASKSIPLAIVGGDAPASLQPGVKQLAGDKISRSPVQFAEAPVLRKPSWIRVRIPSGNAVAKLKEKLRANRLVTVCEEASCPNIHECFGHGTATFMILGEVCTRRCSFCDVAHGRPKPPDAAEPANLARTVADMGLKYVVVTSVDRDDLRDGGAGHFVECIAAIRAQSPGTRIEILTPDFRGKGRMERALEILAANPPDVFNHNLETVPELYRNVRPGADYQWSLTLLQKFKAQHPDVVTKSGIMLGLGEERDQVEQTLRDLRAHDVDMITIGQYLQPSAHHHPVMRYWTPEEYKHFETFGLGLGFTHVASGPLVRSSYHADRSAAEAGLAVSA from the coding sequence ATGAGCGATAGCGCCAGCAAGTCCATTCCCCTCGCGATTGTCGGCGGCGACGCACCGGCGTCCCTGCAGCCGGGCGTGAAGCAGCTGGCCGGCGACAAGATCAGCCGCTCGCCGGTGCAGTTCGCCGAGGCACCGGTGCTGCGCAAGCCGTCCTGGATCCGGGTGCGCATCCCGTCCGGCAACGCGGTCGCCAAGCTCAAGGAAAAGCTGCGCGCGAACCGCCTGGTCACGGTCTGCGAGGAAGCCAGCTGCCCCAACATCCACGAGTGCTTCGGCCACGGCACCGCGACCTTCATGATCCTGGGCGAGGTCTGCACGCGCCGTTGCAGCTTCTGCGATGTCGCCCACGGCCGGCCCAAGCCGCCGGACGCCGCCGAGCCGGCCAACCTGGCGCGCACGGTCGCCGACATGGGCCTGAAGTACGTGGTGGTGACCTCGGTCGACCGCGACGACCTGCGCGACGGCGGCGCCGGCCATTTCGTCGAGTGCATCGCCGCCATCCGTGCCCAGAGCCCGGGCACCCGGATCGAGATCCTGACCCCGGACTTCCGCGGCAAGGGCCGGATGGAGCGCGCGCTGGAAATCCTCGCGGCCAACCCGCCGGACGTGTTCAACCACAACCTGGAAACGGTGCCGGAGCTGTATCGCAATGTGCGCCCGGGCGCCGATTACCAGTGGTCGCTGACTCTGCTGCAGAAGTTCAAGGCCCAGCATCCCGACGTGGTGACCAAGTCCGGGATCATGCTGGGGCTGGGCGAGGAGCGCGACCAGGTCGAGCAGACCCTGCGCGACCTGCGCGCCCATGACGTGGACATGATCACCATCGGCCAGTACCTGCAACCCAGCGCCCACCACCATCCGGTGATGCGTTACTGGACGCCGGAGGAGTACAAGCACTTCGAGACGTTCGGCCTGGGACTGGGCTTCACCCACGTCGCGTCCGGCCCGCTGGTGCGCTCCTCCTACCATGCCGACCGCAGCGCGGCGGAGGCGGGCCTGGCGGTTTCAGCCTGA
- the lipB gene encoding lipoyl(octanoyl) transferase LipB, translating into MPHALLRDLGRQPYQPVWRAMQDFTDRRTVDTPDELWLVEHDPVFTLGQSGRAEHVLAAGDIPVVQVDRGGQVTYHGPGQLVLYPLLDLRRVKVGVRDYVARVEQAVIDTLADWNIEAGRRDGAPGVYVAGAKIAALGIRVRRGCSFHGLAFNIDMDLSPFTRINPCGYAGLRVTSMVDLGGPSGLQAVKPALVEHFAAQFGLKVDEAPSPALPML; encoded by the coding sequence CTGCCGCACGCCCTGTTGCGCGACCTGGGCCGGCAGCCCTACCAGCCGGTGTGGCGCGCGATGCAGGACTTCACCGATCGCCGCACCGTCGACACGCCCGATGAGCTGTGGCTGGTGGAGCACGACCCGGTGTTCACCCTCGGCCAGAGCGGTCGCGCCGAGCACGTCCTGGCGGCTGGCGACATCCCCGTGGTCCAGGTCGACCGCGGCGGCCAGGTGACCTACCACGGCCCCGGCCAGCTGGTGCTGTATCCGTTGCTGGACCTGCGCCGGGTCAAGGTCGGCGTACGCGACTACGTGGCCCGGGTGGAGCAGGCGGTGATCGACACGCTGGCGGACTGGAACATCGAGGCCGGCCGCCGCGACGGCGCGCCCGGCGTGTACGTGGCCGGGGCCAAGATCGCCGCGCTCGGCATTCGCGTCCGCCGCGGCTGCAGCTTCCACGGCCTGGCGTTCAACATCGACATGGACCTGTCCCCGTTCACGCGCATCAACCCCTGTGGTTACGCGGGTTTGCGGGTGACCTCGATGGTAGACTTGGGCGGTCCCTCGGGGCTGCAGGCCGTCAAGCCGGCGCTGGTCGAACACTTCGCCGCGCAGTTTGGCCTGAAGGTCGACGAGGCCCCGTCGCCGGCCCTGCCCATGCTCTGA
- a CDS encoding DUF493 family protein, with protein MELISDNPEHGFQFPGEFELSAMGAADAGLETELPQRLTDGGIEVLTERIHWKHSSNGRYVSVRLTFRAESREQYDHAHQLLRDHPEVKWTL; from the coding sequence ATGGAACTGATATCCGACAACCCCGAGCACGGTTTCCAGTTTCCCGGTGAGTTCGAGCTCAGCGCGATGGGCGCGGCCGACGCTGGGCTGGAGACGGAACTGCCGCAGCGCCTGACCGATGGCGGCATCGAGGTATTGACCGAGCGCATCCACTGGAAGCACTCCAGCAACGGGCGCTACGTGTCGGTGCGCCTGACCTTCCGCGCCGAAAGCCGCGAGCAGTACGACCATGCCCACCAGTTGTTGCGCGATCACCCGGAAGTGAAGTGGACGCTGTAA
- a CDS encoding D-alanyl-D-alanine carboxypeptidase family protein codes for MKSYRAIGIAALTTFAFGLAFAQTPAPQPTPQPTPQPQAAEQAPASEALPVPPPPAIVGTAWILMDAASGNVLAGENIDEPLEPASITKVMTSYVIAAEMAGGKVKPTDQVMMTENAWRKGGAGTDGSYSGFQVNQTAPLLEMEKGMVVQSGNDAAIALAEHVAGSESAFAALMNQYAKRLGMKNSHFANATGLPDDGHVSSAHDLALLGIALSRDFPETYSYNKIKEFTVGPITQPNRNVLLWRDSTVDGIKTGHTSGAGYCLMASAKRDEQRLVSVVMGSTSEKQRASDSQALLNWGFRFYETHKLYDGDTEVATHKLWKGAVDTLELGVAEPLLVTVPRGRYEQLQPTMDVPATLVAPIEKGQAIGTVKVMLDGKVVAERPLVALQAVERAGFFKRLWHELLLWWKST; via the coding sequence ATGAAGTCCTACCGCGCAATTGGCATCGCCGCGCTCACCACCTTTGCTTTCGGCCTCGCCTTCGCCCAGACCCCGGCGCCGCAGCCCACCCCGCAACCGACTCCCCAGCCGCAGGCCGCCGAACAGGCGCCCGCCAGCGAGGCGTTGCCGGTACCGCCGCCTCCGGCGATCGTCGGCACCGCGTGGATCCTGATGGATGCCGCCAGCGGCAATGTCCTGGCGGGCGAGAACATCGACGAACCGCTGGAGCCGGCCAGCATCACCAAGGTGATGACCAGCTACGTCATCGCCGCCGAGATGGCCGGCGGCAAGGTCAAGCCGACCGACCAGGTGATGATGACCGAGAACGCCTGGCGCAAGGGCGGGGCGGGCACGGACGGCAGCTACTCGGGCTTCCAGGTCAACCAGACCGCGCCGCTGCTGGAGATGGAAAAAGGCATGGTCGTGCAGTCCGGCAACGACGCCGCGATCGCCCTGGCCGAGCATGTGGCCGGCAGCGAATCCGCCTTCGCCGCGCTGATGAACCAGTACGCCAAGCGACTGGGCATGAAAAACTCCCACTTCGCCAACGCCACCGGCTTGCCGGACGACGGGCACGTGTCTTCGGCGCACGATCTGGCGCTGCTCGGGATCGCCCTGTCGCGCGACTTCCCCGAGACCTACTCCTACAACAAGATCAAGGAGTTCACGGTCGGGCCGATCACCCAGCCCAACCGCAACGTGCTGCTGTGGCGCGACAGCACCGTGGACGGCATCAAGACCGGCCACACCTCCGGCGCCGGCTACTGTCTGATGGCCTCGGCCAAGCGCGACGAGCAGCGCCTGGTGTCCGTCGTCATGGGCTCCACCTCCGAGAAGCAGCGCGCCAGCGACAGCCAGGCGCTGCTCAACTGGGGTTTCCGCTTTTACGAAACCCACAAGCTGTACGACGGCGACACCGAGGTGGCGACCCACAAGCTGTGGAAGGGCGCCGTGGACACGCTGGAGCTCGGCGTCGCCGAGCCGTTGCTGGTGACCGTGCCGCGCGGCCGCTACGAGCAGCTGCAGCCGACCATGGACGTGCCGGCCACGCTGGTCGCCCCGATCGAGAAGGGCCAGGCGATCGGCACGGTGAAGGTGATGCTCGATGGCAAGGTCGTTGCCGAGCGCCCGCTGGTGGCACTGCAGGCGGTCGAGCGCGCAGGCTTCTTCAAGCGCCTGTGGCACGAGCTGCTGCTGTGGTGGAAATCCACCTGA